One part of the Chryseobacterium sp. 7 genome encodes these proteins:
- a CDS encoding ABC transporter ATP-binding protein encodes MIEVKDLKKSFGDVEVLKGISTSFDKGKVNLIIGQSGSGKTVFLKSLLNVYMPSSGEILFDGRDVNTMNREEKQHLRSEIGTVFQGSALFDSLTVEENIMFPLDMFTNLTYREKKKRVFEVIGRVHLDKAERKYPSEISGGMQKRVAIARAIVNNPKYLFCDEPNSGLDPYTSKIIDDLLYEITKEYNTTTIINTHDMNSVMTIGEKIVYLRLGIKEWEGNKDILITAGNKNLIDFVYSSELFKELREYLLENNKTIETTNTKIDDNEKGT; translated from the coding sequence ATGATTGAGGTAAAAGATCTTAAGAAAAGTTTTGGAGATGTTGAAGTACTTAAGGGAATTTCAACTTCATTTGATAAAGGAAAAGTAAACTTAATCATTGGGCAGAGTGGTTCCGGAAAAACAGTTTTTTTAAAAAGTTTATTGAATGTTTATATGCCTTCATCAGGAGAAATCCTGTTTGATGGAAGAGATGTAAATACGATGAACCGGGAAGAAAAACAACATCTTCGTTCAGAAATCGGAACGGTATTCCAGGGAAGTGCACTATTTGATTCCTTAACTGTGGAAGAAAATATCATGTTCCCTCTCGACATGTTTACCAATCTTACTTACAGAGAAAAAAAGAAAAGAGTTTTTGAAGTAATAGGTAGAGTACATCTTGATAAAGCTGAAAGAAAATATCCTTCAGAAATTTCAGGAGGTATGCAGAAAAGGGTTGCCATTGCGAGGGCTATTGTAAACAATCCTAAGTATCTGTTCTGTGACGAGCCGAATTCCGGGCTGGATCCTTACACCTCTAAGATTATTGATGATCTTCTTTACGAAATCACAAAAGAATATAATACAACTACCATCATCAACACACACGATATGAACTCTGTAATGACGATTGGTGAGAAAATTGTATACCTGCGACTGGGAATTAAAGAATGGGAAGGTAACAAAGACATTCTGATTACTGCAGGCAATAAAAATCTGATTGATTTCGTTTATTCTTCAGAACTGTTTAAAGAGCTGAGAGAATATTTACTTGAGAATAATAAAACGATTGAAACTACAAATACAAAAATAGACGATAATGAAAAAGGCACTTAG
- a CDS encoding outer membrane beta-barrel protein, translated as MKKALSIALLGFSMWASAQISLAGKANLIFPTGSPSWSNIKGTVNDAIDGKGKNNVGFNVGLSLKVGLPTSLFVMPEIYYTHFKNEFTTENTTFDVKSNRIDVPVLLGYNLLGNMLGVFVGPVGSFNLNKDNTYNDFKENAKNNFTVGYQFGAQLEIKKFLVNARYEGAFSKDERNFINKVSGSEIRYDNRPNLFMVGLGYKF; from the coding sequence ATGAAAAAGGCACTTAGTATAGCGTTATTAGGATTTTCAATGTGGGCTTCTGCACAGATTTCACTGGCAGGTAAAGCCAATTTAATTTTCCCGACAGGCTCACCTTCATGGTCCAATATTAAAGGAACAGTAAATGATGCTATTGATGGAAAGGGTAAAAATAATGTAGGTTTCAACGTGGGACTTTCATTAAAAGTGGGGCTTCCTACTTCATTGTTTGTGATGCCGGAGATCTATTATACTCATTTCAAAAACGAGTTCACTACAGAGAATACGACTTTTGATGTTAAAAGCAACCGTATAGATGTTCCTGTTCTTTTAGGATATAACCTTTTAGGAAATATGCTGGGAGTTTTTGTAGGACCTGTAGGAAGTTTCAACCTAAACAAAGACAATACTTACAACGATTTCAAGGAAAATGCTAAGAATAATTTTACAGTAGGATATCAGTTTGGTGCTCAGCTGGAAATCAAAAAGTTTCTTGTCAATGCAAGATATGAAGGCGCTTTCAGTAAAGACGAAAGAAATTTCATCAACAAAGTTTCTGGTTCGGAAATCAGATATGATAACAGACCTAATCTGTTTATGGTAGGTTTAGGATATAAATTCTAA